TTAGTGGTGGAAATCTTCAAAATATATTATTTCAGGAGTCTTTAGGAAGGTATTCAAATTTTGGATATTCTAAAATGAAGGATATAAATTTTAAAGAATGTAATATGCAAGGAGCAATATTTTTAGAATGTAACTTTAGTAGCGTTGCATTTAAAGAGTGTAATTTAGCAAGTTCTGAATTTACCAATACTCCACTTAAAAAGATTGATTTTAGAGACAGTGATATTTCTGAAATTGCTTTAACTGGAAGAGAGTTAAAGGATGCTATAGTATCACCAATTCAAGCAGTTGAATTAGCAAGACTTCTAGGAGTTATAATTAAGTAAGATATAACATAAAAGCCAAAGGAAATAACTTATCCTTTGGCTTTAAATTATTAATTACATTTTCTTTAGCATTTTTTCCAAAATAGTTGTAGAATTTCTTACTCCAATTGGTGTAAATTTTTCAAAATCCATATGAGCCCCATTGTTAGCATTATCAGAGATTGAACGAATTACTACAAATGGTATGTTATTTAGGTAACAAGTATGAGCAATACTTCCACCTTCCATTTCACAAGCAAAAGCTTCAAATTCACTTGATAACCATTGTATTTTATCAATGCTAGCTACGAACTGATCACCAGTTACAATTCTGCCTTTAAAACTTTTTATATCAGAAGCTTCATTACAAGCTTCCTCTGCTAAAGTTACAAGTTCTCTATCACATTTAAAATCAAAAGTATCTAATCTTGGTATTTGGCCATGAGGATCCCCAAATGCAGTAGTATCCATGTCATGTTCTACAAGATTGTCGGCTATAACTACATCTCCAGGATAAATATCTTTTCCAATTCCTCCTGCTACACCTACATTAATAACTTTATCAACTTTATATTCACTTGCTAATATTTGAGCACATACAGCAGCATTAACTTTACCAACTCCGCAAACTACAGCTATTACTTCTTTTCCCCATAGACTTCCTTTGTGGAATGTCATCTTAGCTTTATCCTCTTTTGAAGTAACATCCATATCTTCTAAAAGTAGCGCTAATTCCTCAGACATTGCAGCTATAATTCCAATTATCATATTGAATCCTCCTAAAATATTAATTACTTAAAACATTATACATTAATACATAGCTAGAATGCATTAAAAATGTTTTATTATGTTAACGAAGTTTTTCCCTTAGAAACTTATAGGGTTTATTGAAAATAAAACCCTATTGTTTTATTCAAAGATATCATCTAAAATGATATAAGAACTTTTATATTTAACAAAGAGATTAAAAATTATTACATATTAAAAAAGATGAAATGATTAATAATTTTAAAATGCTTTATACAAAGGAGAGAATGTAATATGTTACAGCATTCATTATCTAGAACAGAGCTTTTAATAGGAAAAGATGGTTTAGATAAATTAAAAAATTCAAAAGTAGTGGTTTTTGGTATAGGTGGAGTAGGAAGCTTTACTGTAGAGGCGCTTGCAAGAGCTGGAGTAGGAACTTTAGTTTTAATCGATGATGATACAATTTGTTTAACTAATTTAAATAGACAGGTACATGCAACTTATAGCACAATAAGTAAGTCAAAGGTTGAAGTTATGAAGGAAAGGGTATTATCAATAAATAGACAATGTAATGTTATTACCCATGAAACTTTTGTAACTCCAGAAAATCTTTCTGAATTTATTTCAGAAGATACAGATTATGTAGTTGACGCTATAGATACTGTATCGGCTAAAATTGCTTTAGCAGTTTATTGTGAAAATAATAATATAAGAATAATGAGTTCAATGGGTACAGGAAACAAGCTTGATCCAACTCAGTTTAAGGTGACAGATATATATAAAACCAAGGTATGTCCTTTAGCTAAAGTTATGAGATATGAGTTAAGGAAAAGAGGGGTAAAATCTCTTAAGGTTGTATATTCTGAAGAAGTACCTATGAA
This genomic window from Clostridium sp. 'White wine YQ' contains:
- a CDS encoding tRNA threonylcarbamoyladenosine dehydratase, producing MLQHSLSRTELLIGKDGLDKLKNSKVVVFGIGGVGSFTVEALARAGVGTLVLIDDDTICLTNLNRQVHATYSTISKSKVEVMKERVLSINRQCNVITHETFVTPENLSEFISEDTDYVVDAIDTVSAKIALAVYCENNNIRIMSSMGTGNKLDPTQFKVTDIYKTKVCPLAKVMRYELRKRGVKSLKVVYSEEVPMKPKDEDVVTCKTGCVCTGGTKKCTIRRQIPGSISFVPPVAGMIIASQVVRDLTGL
- a CDS encoding pentapeptide repeat-containing protein, whose translation is MGELKKILKPKLEAELNKSDDIEDLIINENYISDTIIENINLDYISEEKVEINGCKFINVIFNECSFRNVDLLDVVFENCDLSNVDFSDGSIHRVEFKDCKLIGTNFSGGNLQNILFQESLGRYSNFGYSKMKDINFKECNMQGAIFLECNFSSVAFKECNLASSEFTNTPLKKIDFRDSDISEIALTGRELKDAIVSPIQAVELARLLGVIIK
- a CDS encoding 5'-methylthioadenosine/adenosylhomocysteine nucleosidase codes for the protein MIIGIIAAMSEELALLLEDMDVTSKEDKAKMTFHKGSLWGKEVIAVVCGVGKVNAAVCAQILASEYKVDKVINVGVAGGIGKDIYPGDVVIADNLVEHDMDTTAFGDPHGQIPRLDTFDFKCDRELVTLAEEACNEASDIKSFKGRIVTGDQFVASIDKIQWLSSEFEAFACEMEGGSIAHTCYLNNIPFVVIRSISDNANNGAHMDFEKFTPIGVRNSTTILEKMLKKM